A genomic region of Papaver somniferum cultivar HN1 chromosome 7, ASM357369v1, whole genome shotgun sequence contains the following coding sequences:
- the LOC113300048 gene encoding subtilisin-like protease SBT5.4, whose product MGSRRIILSLLVISVLACLGKPTSATKKAYVVYLGSHDHGHPEPNDEHFAKATEYHYELLASVLGSKEKAKESLIYSYTKYINGFAANLEKEEAEKLAKHPDVVSVFLSKKKTLQTTHSWKFLGMDKIEAEPKWKTSEGSNLIIGALDTGVWPESESFRDDGMGPIPSKWKGSCDKGIPCNRKLIGAKHFNYGNLAMKADIYNIIEETDQTTARDTEGHGTHTLSIAAGSPVPGTNIFGFGQGTARGTLPNARVAAYKVCWPPVDENTVGCCDIDILAGFDAAIHDGVDIISASIATSFAAGEPQPEYYMDATAIGAFHAVKKGIVVVCSAGNGGPDASTVGNVAPWIITVGASVMDRGFSNYVQLGDNRRFKGQSLATTALSEKKQYPLVNAAKVKLPEADDYDALACKEGTLDPELVKGKIVACVDGYIPRTIKGQVVADAGGVGMIVLNDMPSDCYADLHLHPASHLFENATTIIDYIADSPNPTAYISNPETDFGLNPALACFSSRGPNSLTYDVLKPDIIAPGMSILASYSPEGMATELPTDKRRLLFNVLSGTSMASPHVAGMVGVIKSAHPDWTPSEIKSALMTTARTRDHLGETLRDQCTNNVEADPFGYGAGHVRLVRALDPGLVYPLTMHDYWNFFCSIGYNESQFAKFFKKPSVCPKQSCILDFNYPAITIPGLSGSVTISRLLKNVGTPGTYSASIIEPWGISVTVAPKTLKFEKVGEKKMFWLTIKAKDGMKPKTFVFGKLKWFDGVHSVRSPISVSLEQATDS is encoded by the exons ATGGGGAGTAGGAGGATTATCCTTTCCCTACTAGTCATTTCTGTTTTGGCTTGCTTAGGGAAACCCACCTCTGCAACTAAAAAA GCTTATGTGGTGTATTTAGGGTCACATGATCATGGTCACCCGGAACCCAATGACGAACATTTTGCGAAAGCAACCGAATATCACTATGAGCTTCTTGCATCGGTATTGGGAAG TAAAGAGAAGGCGAAAGAATCCCTCATTTATTCGTATACTAAATACATTAACGGGTTCGCTGCAAATCTCGAAAAAGAAGAAGCAGAAAAACTTGCAA AACACCCTGATGTTGTATCagtctttttgagtaagaaaaagaCATTGCAAACAACTCATTCTTGGAAATTTCTTGGGATGGATAAAATTGAAGCAGAACCAAAGTGGAAAACATCGGAAGGCAGCAATCTAATCATCGGTGCCCTTGACACCG GGGTCTGGCCAGAGTCTGAGAGCTTCAGAGATGATGGAATGGGACCTATTCCATCTAAATGGAAAGGATCCTGCGATAAGGGGATTCCTTGTAACAG GAAGCTAATAGGAGCTAAGCATTTCAATTATGGAAACTTAGCAATGAAGGCTGATATCTATAACATAATTGAAGAAACTGACCAAACAACGGCTCGTGATACCGAAGGCCATGGCACTCACACCCTTTCGATAGCAGCTGGATCTCCTGTACCAGGCACCAACATTTTTGGTTTTGGCCAAGGCACAGCCAGAGGGACACTCCCTAATGCAAGAGTTGCTGCTTATAAGGTCTGTTGGCCACCTGTTGATGAAAATACAGTAGGATGCTGTGATATAGATATCCTTGCCGGTTTCGATGCAGCCATACATGACGGTGTTGACATAATATCGGCTTCTATTGCTACATCCTTTGCGGCCGGTGAACCACAACCTGAGTATTATATGGATGCCACTGCTATCGGTGCATTCCATGCTGTTAAGAAAGGAATTGTTGTTGTTTGCTCGGCAGGTAATGGTGGACCTGATGCGTCTACTGTTGGAAATGTTGCACCATGGATCATTACTGTTGGAGCAAGTGTTATGGATCGGGGTTTCTCTAATTATGTCCAGCTTGGTGATAATAGGCGCTTCAAG GGACAAAGCCTAGCAACAACAGCCTTGTCAGAGAAAAAACAATATCCTCTTGTTAATGCTGCCAAGGTTAAACTTCCTGAAGCAGATGATTATGACGC ACTTGCATGTAAAGAAGGTACATTGGATCCAGAACTAGTGAAAGGAAAAATTGTAGCCTGCGTAGACGGTTATATTCCGAGAACTATAAAAGGGCAAGTCGTGGCTGATGCTGGTGGTGTAGGAATGATTGTTCTCAACGATATGCCTTCTGACTGCTACGCCGATCTCCATCTCCACCCTGCTTCTCACCTATTCGAGAATGCTACTACAATTATAGACTACATTGCTGACTCTCC GAATCCTACAGCCTACATATCGAACCCGGAAACTGATTTTGGTCTCAACCCTGCTTTAGCTTGTTTCTCCTCCCGAGGACCTAATTCCCTGACATATGATGTTCTTAAG CCAGATATTATTGCCCCAGGGATGAGCATATTAGCTTCATATTCTCCAGAAGGTATGGCTACAGAGTTGCCAACAGATAAGCGTAGACTCCTCTTCAATGTACTCTCTGGTACATCTATGGCTAGTCCTCATGTCGCAGGAATGGTCGGCGTTATCAAATCTGCCCATCCAGATTGGACTCCTTCTGAAATCAAATCAGCTCTTATGACCACTG CAAGAACTCGTGATCACTTGGGCGAAACACTTCGTGATCAATGTACTAACAATGTGGAGGCCGATCCGTTTGGGTACGGAGCTGGTCATGTTAGGCTGGTACGCGCCCTAGATCCTGGTTTGGTGTATCCATTAACAATGCATGACTATTGGAACTTCTTTTGTTCCATTGGTTACAACGAAAGCCAGTTTGCCAAGTTCTTCAAGAAGCCTTCCGTGTGCCCTAAACAGAGCTGTATCTTAGACTTCAATTATCCTGCAATTACTATCCCGGGTCTAAGTGGATCCGTAACCATATCTAGACTACTTAAAAACGTGGGTACACCCGGAACTTACAGCGCGTCAATCATCGAACCGTGGGGAATTTCAGTCACAGTTGCACCAAAAACATTGAAATTTGAGAAAGTCGGGGAGAAGAAAATGTTCTGGCTTACTATAAAGGCTAAGGATGGAATGAAACCTAAAACCTTTGTTTTTGGAAAGCTTAAATGGTTTGATGGTGTTCATAGTGTAAGGAGCCCAATTTCAGTGAGTCTAGAGCAAGCTACTGATTCCTAA
- the LOC113296300 gene encoding uncharacterized protein LOC113296300 → MKFIQRIQQIHEKVHENLEKTQAQYKQRHDKHRTEHTFEIGDLVWLAIGKNRLQGPQKKLKPIRYGPFRILEQYGTNDFKLDLPSYMQIYSTENVENLKLFEPLLLDERNESPLLPVVQDLIPSEVATEDMVLSKKTRMSRVREQELFQVCLKGKIFKHAKWYSREQLQAKYPHLLVQCF, encoded by the coding sequence ATGAAGTTTATTCAGCGTATTCAACAGATTCATGAAAAAGTTCATGAGAATCTTGAGAAAACACAAGCACAATACAAGCAGCGACATGATAAGCATCGAACAGAGCATACTTTTGAAATTGGTGATCTGGTCTGGTTAGCTATTGGGAAAAACCGTTTACAAGGGCCCCAGAAGAAGTTGAAACCTATACGGTATGGTCCATTTCGAATTCTGGAGCAATATGGCACTAATGATTTCAAGCTAGATTTGCCAAGCTATATGCAGATTTACTCAACAGAAAATGTCGAGAATCTTAAGCTTTTTGAACCTTTGTTACTTGATGAGCGAAATGAGTCGCCATTATTACCGGTTGTGCAAGACTTAATTCCTAGTGAAGTAGCAACAGAAGATATGGTACTTAGCAAGAAGACGCGAATGTCTAGAGTGAGAGAACAAGAGTTATTTCAAGTCTGCCTTAAGGGGAAAATTTTTAAGCATGCAAAGTGGTACTCAAGAGAGCAGCTGCAAGCTAAATATCCCCACCTCTTGGTTCAATGTTTTTGA